The following are encoded in a window of uncultured Pseudomonas sp. genomic DNA:
- a CDS encoding IclR family transcriptional regulator yields MARNKADQQKAESSTGADEIALLKMGMLDPASASSEDETSGQFVTALARGLELMRCFTPRDNVLGNQELARMTGLPKPTVTRLTNTLMRLGCLKREVHSGKYQLDVGVLGFGYAMLSNLSIRSVAHPLMEELANHAQAAVAMAARDRLQMVYLDVVQGQGNTTMRRQIGSYLPLAQSSAGRACLAAMPESEREFLLDHMRQREAAQWPVIRKGLDRAFRDYTDYGFCLSIGEWHRDVNSVAVPLLHPQFGLLTFNCGGPSFQLPRDKLTDDIGPRLINMVNNIGAAAR; encoded by the coding sequence ATGGCACGCAACAAAGCGGATCAGCAGAAGGCTGAGAGCAGCACTGGAGCGGATGAAATCGCTTTACTGAAGATGGGCATGCTCGACCCGGCCAGTGCGTCGAGTGAGGACGAAACCAGCGGCCAGTTCGTGACTGCGCTGGCACGTGGGCTGGAGCTGATGCGGTGCTTTACCCCGCGCGACAACGTGCTGGGCAATCAGGAACTGGCGCGGATGACCGGGCTACCCAAGCCGACCGTGACGCGCTTGACCAACACCCTGATGCGCCTTGGCTGCCTCAAGCGTGAGGTGCACTCGGGCAAGTACCAGCTGGATGTCGGTGTGCTGGGGTTCGGCTACGCCATGCTGTCGAATCTGTCGATTCGCTCGGTGGCGCACCCGCTGATGGAAGAGCTGGCCAATCACGCTCAAGCCGCAGTGGCAATGGCGGCCCGGGATCGCCTGCAGATGGTTTACCTGGACGTCGTTCAGGGCCAAGGCAATACCACGATGCGGCGGCAGATCGGCAGCTACTTGCCACTGGCGCAAAGCTCGGCGGGACGCGCATGCCTGGCGGCGATGCCAGAGAGCGAGCGAGAGTTTCTCCTCGACCACATGCGCCAACGCGAAGCAGCACAGTGGCCGGTGATCCGCAAGGGCCTGGATCGCGCGTTTCGCGATTACACCGATTACGGCTTTTGCCTATCGATCGGCGAGTGGCACCGCGACGTCAACTCAGTCGCCGTGCCGCTGTTACACCCGCAGTTCGGGTTACTGACCTTCAACTGCGGTGGACCGAGCTTCCAGCTTCCACGGGACAAGCTCACTGACGATATCGGGCCTCGCCTGATCAACATGGTTAACAACATCGGCGCCGCCGCTCGGTAA
- a CDS encoding enoyl-CoA hydratase, with protein MSHEPESVVNLEIREDGVAVVRIDRPEAKNALNSAVREQLAEHFRALARNGQVRAIVLTGGDTCFVAGADIREFAQARPIEMYLRHTELLWEAISRCPKPVIAAVNGFALGGGCELAMHCDIIVAGESARFGQPEVKLGLMPGAGGTQRLIRAVGKFQAMRIALTGCLVSAQQALAMGMLSEVVGDEQTIVRALELATEIAALPPLAVAQIKEVMLAGADLPLESALVLERKAFQLLFDSSDQKEGAQAFLEKRKAIFSGE; from the coding sequence ATGAGTCACGAACCTGAATCTGTAGTGAACCTGGAAATTCGAGAAGACGGCGTTGCCGTCGTACGCATCGACCGGCCAGAAGCCAAGAACGCGCTCAATAGCGCGGTGCGTGAACAACTCGCCGAGCACTTTCGGGCACTGGCTCGCAATGGGCAGGTGCGGGCGATTGTACTTACCGGCGGTGACACCTGTTTTGTGGCCGGAGCCGATATCCGCGAGTTTGCCCAAGCGCGCCCGATTGAAATGTACCTGCGCCATACCGAGCTGCTGTGGGAAGCCATCTCCCGCTGCCCCAAGCCGGTCATCGCTGCAGTGAATGGTTTCGCCCTTGGCGGCGGCTGTGAGCTGGCCATGCACTGCGACATCATCGTCGCCGGCGAGTCGGCGCGCTTTGGCCAGCCAGAAGTCAAACTCGGCCTGATGCCGGGCGCCGGCGGTACTCAGCGTCTGATCCGCGCGGTCGGCAAGTTCCAGGCAATGCGCATTGCCCTTACCGGGTGCTTGGTCTCGGCCCAGCAAGCCTTGGCCATGGGCATGCTGAGTGAAGTGGTGGGCGACGAGCAGACCATTGTCCGTGCACTAGAGCTGGCCACTGAAATCGCCGCCTTGCCGCCGCTAGCCGTCGCGCAGATCAAAGAAGTGATGCTGGCCGGTGCTGACCTGCCGCTGGAGAGCGCGCTGGTGTTGGAGCGCAAGGCCTTCCAATTGCTATTCGATTCGAGCGACCAGAAAGAGGGCGCTCAAGCCTTCCTGGAAAAACGCAAAGCGATCTTCTCAGGAGAATGA